Proteins from a single region of Strix aluco isolate bStrAlu1 chromosome 5, bStrAlu1.hap1, whole genome shotgun sequence:
- the CCDC59 gene encoding thyroid transcription factor 1-associated protein 26, whose product MAAARCGRPGRAAENAGAASRGPRRKRPWRPVLLRGVLGSVQEGRGFAFRRKQKIERQYRKLLKKGRKVHSKHDNQFIDTYPEHLKHLYLAEEEMLKKRRRAPDVSVLSEEKLNKAVESVTSEGKFKKKTSNQKAKEEYEKIKAERARKKEEAEKRKQQREAAQRLYKQKKMEAYKILSKKTKRGQPNLNLQMDFLLQKIQQNT is encoded by the exons ATGGCGGCGGCGCGGTGCGGCCGGCCGGGACGGGCGGCGGAAAATGCGGGCGCCGCGAGCCGCGGTCCCCGCCGAAAGCGGCCGTGGAGGCCCGTCTTGCTGCGCGGCGTCTTGGGCAGCGTCCAGGAGG GTCGAGGATTTGCATTTCGGAGAAAACAAAAGATTGAAAGACAATACAGGAAATTattgaaaaagggaagaaaggtcCATTCAAAACACGATAATCAATTTATTGATACTTACCCAGAGCACTTGAAACATCTTTATCTAGCTGAGGAAGAAATGCTTAAGAAACGGCGCAGGGCTCCAGATGTTTCagttttatcagaagaaaaacttAACAAAGCAGTAga GTCAGTTACGTCTGAAGGGAAGTTTAAGAAGAAAACGTCCAATCAGAAGGCAAAAGAAGAGTATGAGAAAATAAAGGCTGAGCGTGCTAGAAAGAAAGAG gaagcagaaaaaagaaaacaacaaagagaaGCAGCTCAACGGTTgtataagcaaaagaaaatggaagcttATAAAATATTGAGTAAGAAGACAAAAAGAGGACAGCCAAATCTAAACTTACAAATggattttcttcttcagaaaatacagcaaaatacatAA